A stretch of Gloeocapsopsis sp. IPPAS B-1203 DNA encodes these proteins:
- a CDS encoding acyltransferase translates to MPINNDVKLGSNVKIFHPHLVNLYGCTIGDETKIGTFVEIQKNVAIGSRCKVSSHTFICEGVVIEDEVFVGHGVMFTNDLYPHATNQDGSLQTEADWSVIETRVKRRASIGSNATILPGVTIGENAIVGAGAVVTCDVPDNTTVVGVPARIVGNIRDAHEPRVSLSELPKQYVS, encoded by the coding sequence ATGCCAATCAACAATGATGTAAAACTAGGTAGCAACGTCAAGATTTTTCATCCTCATTTAGTTAATCTCTATGGTTGCACAATTGGCGACGAAACTAAAATTGGCACATTTGTCGAGATTCAAAAAAATGTTGCGATCGGCTCTCGGTGTAAAGTGTCATCTCATACCTTTATTTGCGAGGGTGTGGTTATAGAAGACGAAGTATTCGTTGGTCATGGAGTTATGTTTACTAATGACCTTTATCCTCACGCTACCAATCAAGATGGTAGTCTGCAAACAGAAGCAGATTGGTCTGTAATTGAAACTCGCGTGAAGCGCCGTGCCTCTATTGGCAGCAATGCAACTATCCTACCAGGAGTCACAATTGGGGAAAATGCCATAGTTGGGGCTGGAGCTGTCGTCACTTGTGATGTTCCTGATAATACAACTGTGGTAGGAGTACCAGCTCGCATTGTAGGCAATATCCGTGACGCCCACGAACCTAGAGTTAGCTTATCAGAGTTGCCAAAACAGTATGTCAGTTAA
- a CDS encoding N,N-dimethylformamidase beta subunit family domain-containing protein, whose amino-acid sequence MSSQIDTNEVFIAQAQTIEQTLFTTQSPQASGKTDGIPYELGMKFQSTKAGQITAIRYWKSSSETGTHVGKIWSSTGSLLASVTFSNETGSGWQQQALSTPLDIQANTTYVVSVNVNLYYPITLSGLASSVVNGDLNSVADGSNGVYNTSPGSFPTSAWNNSNYYRDIVFVASNNSSPPPPPPTSNNQFIFTTQTPQVPNETDGVSYELGMKFRSAKAGQITAIRYWKAPSDSGSHVGKIWSSNGTLLASVAFANETASGWQQQTLSTPLNIQANTTYVVSVNIHSHYVATTNGLASSVVNGDISSVADGNNGVFGNSGTFPTNSWRNSNYFRDIAFSAGNFPTITKVSGDNQSGTVGTTLSNPLVVQVKDSAGNPLSGVTVNFAVVSGGGTVSPTTAVTNTNGQTSTTLTLGTTAGAVNTVSVTAPNTDSVTFTARANPTNPNPIYLENLNPGTTNWKLVNRASGEIAGYASATSVNKGGSLDIKVSLGKAGQFTIDVYRLGYYGGTGGRLMASSGSLNGNTQPACTLEPNTRLVECNWATSYVLQVGNNWTSGLYVAKLTDLATSKVAHVWFVVRDDSSNADVLFQSAVSTVLAYSTTGGYSLYSFNSIGGQRAFKVSYDRPFSQASIQESYEADTPLRWEYNMIRWLESQAYNVTYTDNMQVHTDGRKLLNHKVFLSVGHDEYWSKEMRDAVEAARNTKINLGFFSANTCYWRVRFENSTPAAGQVKPNRIMACYKQDWTLDPVAQQQGASAATNKFRSAQNQRPENALLGVMYGSDTPNIYGGFNYIVTNSTDPYYANTGLKNGDQLGLLVGYEWDFIVNNGFSPSGLVTLSQSTVQPAPLLPNFDEPPGEQALPSNQDFTKAHSVRYTASSGAKVFASGTIQWAWGLDSDGVSPAREDVRVKQITVNILADMGAKPQFPDNNIIIS is encoded by the coding sequence ATGAGTAGTCAAATTGATACTAACGAAGTTTTTATAGCTCAAGCTCAAACAATTGAGCAAACATTATTTACAACTCAATCACCACAAGCTTCAGGTAAGACTGACGGTATTCCCTACGAACTAGGGATGAAGTTCCAAAGTACCAAGGCAGGTCAAATTACGGCAATTCGTTATTGGAAATCATCGAGTGAGACTGGCACTCATGTTGGTAAAATTTGGTCATCAACAGGTTCTCTTTTAGCTAGTGTAACTTTCTCCAATGAAACGGGTTCTGGTTGGCAACAGCAAGCTCTCAGTACACCACTAGATATTCAAGCCAACACAACCTACGTCGTCAGTGTCAATGTCAATCTTTACTACCCCATAACTCTAAGTGGGTTGGCAAGTTCAGTTGTCAATGGAGATCTCAACTCGGTTGCTGACGGCAGCAATGGAGTTTACAACACTAGTCCAGGATCTTTCCCAACTAGTGCTTGGAACAATAGTAACTACTACCGCGATATAGTCTTCGTTGCTAGCAATAATTCTTCTCCCCCACCTCCCCCTCCAACCTCAAATAACCAATTCATTTTTACAACTCAGACGCCACAAGTTCCAAACGAAACTGACGGTGTTTCTTACGAACTAGGAATGAAATTCCGCAGTGCCAAAGCAGGACAGATTACTGCAATTCGTTATTGGAAAGCACCGAGTGATAGTGGTAGCCATGTTGGTAAAATTTGGTCGTCAAACGGTACTCTTTTAGCCAGTGTAGCTTTCGCAAACGAAACAGCATCTGGTTGGCAGCAGCAGACTCTCAGTACACCCCTGAATATTCAAGCTAATACAACCTACGTAGTCAGTGTCAATATTCATAGCCACTATGTTGCTACTACTAACGGATTAGCAAGCTCAGTTGTCAATGGAGATATCAGCTCTGTTGCTGATGGCAACAATGGAGTATTTGGTAATTCGGGAACTTTTCCTACCAATTCTTGGCGAAACAGTAACTATTTCCGTGACATAGCCTTCAGTGCTGGCAATTTTCCCACGATTACTAAAGTAAGTGGAGACAATCAAAGCGGTACAGTAGGAACTACCTTGTCTAACCCATTAGTTGTTCAAGTCAAAGACAGTGCTGGTAATCCTCTATCAGGAGTCACAGTCAACTTTGCAGTTGTGAGTGGAGGTGGTACAGTTTCACCTACTACTGCCGTAACTAACACCAACGGTCAAACAAGCACGACACTGACTTTGGGAACAACTGCTGGTGCAGTCAATACTGTAAGTGTGACAGCCCCCAACACAGATAGCGTTACTTTCACTGCTAGAGCTAATCCCACAAATCCTAACCCCATTTATTTAGAGAACCTCAATCCTGGTACGACTAACTGGAAGCTAGTCAACCGAGCTAGTGGTGAGATTGCTGGCTACGCCTCAGCCACTAGTGTCAATAAAGGAGGATCGCTAGACATTAAAGTTTCTCTGGGAAAAGCCGGACAGTTTACTATCGACGTGTACCGCTTGGGTTATTATGGCGGCACAGGAGGGAGACTAATGGCGAGCAGCGGTTCGCTAAATGGTAACACCCAACCCGCCTGTACTCTAGAACCCAATACCCGCTTGGTTGAGTGTAACTGGGCAACTTCCTACGTTTTGCAAGTAGGTAACAACTGGACTAGTGGTTTGTATGTAGCTAAGTTAACTGACCTCGCAACAAGCAAAGTAGCCCACGTGTGGTTTGTTGTGCGCGATGATAGCAGCAATGCAGACGTTCTATTCCAAAGTGCGGTTTCTACTGTTTTGGCTTATAGCACGACAGGAGGTTACAGCTTATACAGCTTTAACAGCATTGGTGGTCAAAGAGCTTTCAAAGTTTCCTACGATCGCCCCTTCTCTCAAGCAAGCATTCAAGAGTCTTATGAAGCTGACACGCCCTTGCGATGGGAGTACAACATGATTCGTTGGCTGGAATCTCAAGCTTACAATGTCACCTACACAGACAATATGCAAGTACACACCGATGGACGAAAATTACTCAATCACAAAGTATTTTTGTCAGTAGGTCACGACGAGTACTGGTCTAAAGAAATGCGCGATGCTGTTGAAGCTGCTCGCAATACCAAAATTAATCTCGGATTTTTCTCGGCGAATACTTGTTACTGGCGAGTCAGGTTTGAAAATTCTACTCCTGCCGCTGGTCAAGTGAAGCCCAACCGAATCATGGCGTGCTACAAACAAGATTGGACATTAGATCCAGTTGCTCAGCAACAAGGAGCCTCAGCAGCTACCAATAAGTTCCGCAGTGCCCAGAACCAGAGACCAGAAAACGCCTTGCTAGGAGTCATGTATGGTAGCGACACCCCAAATATTTACGGTGGTTTTAATTATATCGTAACTAACAGTACTGATCCTTACTATGCAAACACAGGACTCAAAAATGGAGATCAACTCGGTCTCTTAGTTGGCTATGAATGGGACTTCATTGTTAACAACGGGTTTAGTCCTTCTGGTCTTGTCACTTTGTCCCAATCAACAGTTCAGCCTGCTCCTTTATTACCAAACTTCGACGAACCGCCAGGAGAACAAGCCCTTCCCTCGAACCAAGATTTCACTAAAGCCCATTCAGTTCGCTATACGGCTAGTAGTGGAGCTAAAGTTTTCGCCTCTGGAACCATTCAGTGGGCATGGGGGCTAGACAGTGATGGTGTCAGCCCAGCGCGGGAAGATGTTCGCGTTAAGCAAATAACTGTCAATATCTTGGCAGATATGGGAGCCAAACCTCAATTTCCAGATAACAACATCATTATTTCTTAA
- a CDS encoding SDR family NAD(P)-dependent oxidoreductase, translated as MQNSRVLITGGAGLVGSHIADLLVKEGVSEIIVLDNFTRGRLENLAWAQENGHLVTVEGDIRDRQLLADVMQGVDIVFHQAAIRITQCAQEPRLALEVLADGTFNVLEAAVNANVKKVVAASSASIYGMAEEFPTTESHHPYNNRTIYGAAKTFNEGLLRSFYDMYGLDYVALRYFNVYGPRMDIHGVYTEVLIRWMERIIAGQPPLIFGDGKQTMDFIYIEDIARSNILAAKANVTDEVFNIASGVESSLNDLAYSLAKVMESNLPPEYGPERKVNPVQRRLADVRKAKDLLGFEAQVSLEEGLHKLVNWWREQKLAKETSHV; from the coding sequence ATGCAGAATAGTCGAGTATTAATTACAGGTGGTGCAGGGTTAGTTGGCTCTCATATTGCCGATCTATTAGTCAAGGAGGGAGTTTCTGAAATTATTGTTCTAGATAATTTCACGCGCGGACGGTTGGAAAACCTGGCTTGGGCACAAGAAAATGGACATTTGGTAACTGTTGAAGGTGATATTCGCGATCGCCAACTTCTCGCTGACGTCATGCAAGGTGTAGATATCGTTTTTCACCAAGCTGCAATCCGCATCACTCAATGCGCTCAAGAACCACGTTTAGCATTAGAAGTTCTAGCCGATGGCACTTTCAATGTCTTAGAAGCGGCTGTAAACGCTAATGTCAAAAAAGTAGTTGCTGCATCCTCTGCTTCAATCTATGGTATGGCAGAAGAATTTCCTACTACTGAATCGCACCACCCTTACAATAACCGCACTATCTACGGTGCAGCGAAAACTTTCAACGAAGGTTTATTGCGTAGTTTCTACGACATGTACGGATTGGACTATGTAGCATTGCGTTACTTCAACGTCTACGGTCCCCGTATGGATATTCACGGCGTTTACACAGAAGTTTTAATTCGTTGGATGGAACGCATCATCGCAGGTCAGCCACCACTGATTTTTGGTGATGGTAAGCAGACAATGGATTTTATTTATATCGAAGATATTGCAAGATCAAACATCTTAGCTGCTAAAGCCAACGTAACAGACGAAGTGTTTAACATTGCTAGCGGTGTAGAAAGCAGTCTAAACGATCTTGCTTACAGTTTGGCTAAAGTTATGGAATCAAATTTGCCACCAGAATATGGACCAGAGCGCAAAGTTAATCCTGTGCAACGCCGACTAGCAGATGTTCGTAAAGCGAAAGATTTGTTGGGTTTTGAAGCACAAGTATCTTTAGAAGAAGGGTTGCATAAATTAGTCAATTGGTGGCGCGAACAAAAGCTAGCGAAGGAAACGAGTCATGTCTAA
- a CDS encoding acyltransferase, with translation MLELIANRTIKAVHGAQELKLDPEFETGTAEYLRQHYSNNGLSELYSRFATGEGIFDTLMRRIIWRAMARQFGNSVHIGSGVGFKHLETFEIGNQVFIGSQSYVQGRFDGRCIIGNYVWIGPQSYFDARDLIIEDYVGWGPGAKLLGSTHTGLPIDVPIIQTDLEIKPVRIETGADIGMNAVILPGVTVGKGSIVGAGAVVTKDVPPFAVVAGVPARFLRWREGYQPLEHTENTENAE, from the coding sequence ATGTTAGAGCTAATTGCAAATAGAACGATCAAAGCTGTACACGGCGCACAAGAGCTAAAACTAGATCCAGAATTTGAAACGGGAACAGCAGAGTATTTACGCCAACATTACAGCAACAACGGATTAAGTGAACTGTACAGTCGCTTTGCGACAGGTGAAGGTATATTTGATACACTGATGCGACGCATCATTTGGCGGGCAATGGCACGTCAATTTGGTAATAGCGTTCACATCGGTAGCGGTGTCGGCTTTAAACACTTAGAAACATTTGAGATTGGTAATCAAGTGTTTATTGGTTCGCAAAGCTACGTTCAAGGACGGTTTGATGGTCGCTGTATCATCGGTAACTATGTGTGGATTGGTCCTCAAAGTTATTTTGATGCTCGTGATTTAATTATTGAAGATTATGTAGGTTGGGGACCAGGAGCAAAATTGTTGGGTTCAACTCATACAGGATTGCCAATAGATGTTCCCATCATCCAAACCGACTTGGAAATTAAGCCAGTCAGAATCGAAACAGGAGCCGACATTGGTATGAATGCGGTAATCTTGCCAGGAGTCACAGTTGGCAAAGGCAGCATTGTAGGCGCTGGAGCCGTTGTTACTAAGGATGTGCCACCGTTTGCTGTTGTCGCTGGCGTTCCTGCTCGGTTTTTACGTTGGCGAGAAGGATATCAACCATTAGAACATACGGAAAATACGGAAAATGCAGAATAG
- a CDS encoding polysaccharide ABC transporter ATP-binding protein: MSSIIQVENLSKKYVLGHQKEGNVRYKTFREAMNSTAQSLVGTLKPLSKKETKQIREEFWALKEVSFEIKQGEAVGIIGRNGAGKSTLLKLLSRITEPTAGSIAVRGRVASLLEVGTGFHPELTGRENIYLNGSILGMSRTEIKQKFDEIVAFAEVEKFLDTPVKRYSSGMYVRLAFSVAAHLEPEILIVDEVLAVGDSTFQKKCLGKMGDVATKEGRTVLFVSHSMQAIAQLTKRCVLLFKGGVQFDGCTDKAMQLYMAGQKSADEQPAYYQAPTNKTGNYVAWVRAYTSEEQGVHCWGKPITFEFALNVDKPHHSLCFSFQVVDELQQPICIFWLFDSQAPFRKEAGTFILRCEIPKSRLYMGSYTLTTWFSERSSNTLLENLTNICPFEVTMHGTQREEYEWQANECKYIEDAIWTSYRNI, encoded by the coding sequence ATGTCATCAATAATTCAGGTTGAGAACTTAAGTAAAAAGTACGTTCTTGGACATCAAAAGGAAGGTAATGTCCGTTACAAGACATTTCGTGAGGCAATGAACAGTACTGCACAATCCTTAGTTGGTACTTTAAAACCTCTTTCTAAAAAAGAAACAAAGCAAATTCGAGAAGAGTTTTGGGCTTTGAAAGAGGTTTCTTTTGAGATTAAACAAGGTGAAGCTGTTGGTATTATTGGACGTAATGGCGCAGGAAAGTCAACATTATTAAAACTATTGAGTCGGATTACAGAACCTACTGCAGGTAGCATAGCTGTCAGAGGACGAGTCGCAAGTTTATTAGAAGTAGGAACAGGATTTCACCCAGAATTAACTGGTAGAGAAAACATCTACCTTAATGGTTCTATTTTAGGAATGAGTAGAACCGAAATTAAGCAAAAATTTGATGAAATTGTCGCCTTTGCTGAAGTTGAGAAGTTTTTAGATACCCCAGTCAAGCGTTACTCTTCTGGAATGTATGTCCGCCTTGCATTTTCAGTTGCAGCCCACTTAGAACCAGAAATTTTAATTGTAGATGAAGTACTAGCGGTAGGTGATTCAACATTTCAAAAGAAGTGTTTAGGAAAAATGGGAGATGTGGCAACAAAAGAAGGACGAACAGTCTTATTTGTTAGTCATAGTATGCAAGCGATCGCCCAATTAACTAAACGTTGTGTACTTCTTTTCAAAGGTGGCGTTCAATTTGATGGTTGTACAGATAAAGCTATGCAGTTGTACATGGCTGGGCAAAAATCTGCAGATGAACAACCAGCTTATTATCAAGCACCTACCAACAAAACAGGCAACTATGTAGCTTGGGTACGAGCATATACCTCTGAAGAACAAGGAGTTCATTGCTGGGGGAAACCTATTACTTTTGAGTTTGCACTCAACGTAGATAAACCACACCACAGTTTATGTTTTTCTTTTCAAGTGGTAGATGAACTCCAACAACCAATTTGTATTTTTTGGTTATTTGATTCTCAAGCTCCTTTCCGTAAAGAAGCAGGAACTTTTATTCTGCGTTGCGAAATACCAAAGTCAAGGCTTTATATGGGTTCTTATACCTTAACTACATGGTTTTCTGAGCGTTCTAGCAATACTTTATTGGAAAATTTAACTAATATCTGCCCGTTTGAAGTCACTATGCATGGTACTCAACGAGAAGAATATGAATGGCAAGCTAATGAATGCAAATACATAGAAGATGCTATTTGGACATCTTACAGAAATATCTAG
- a CDS encoding ABC transporter permease, with amino-acid sequence MHTRKLIIKAGHTESQYWKDIWKYRELFYFLAWRDVLVRYKQTVIGMTWALLRPFLTMVVFSIVFGRLANLPTEGNTPYPILVYAAMLPWQFFSGALTECSNSLISNANLLSKVYFPRLIIPTSAVIVSFVDFMISGIILLGLMAWYNFVPDWRVLTLPLFILVAFAASMGAGLWLAALTVEYRDFRYVVPFIVQFGLYISPVGFSSTIVPEKWRLIYSLNPMVGVIDGFRWAILGSESQIYMPGFVLSLALVAVLLWTGISYFRKVERTFADVI; translated from the coding sequence ATGCATACAAGAAAACTAATTATTAAGGCGGGACATACCGAAAGTCAGTATTGGAAAGATATTTGGAAATATCGAGAGCTATTTTACTTTCTTGCTTGGCGTGATGTTTTGGTGCGTTATAAGCAAACAGTTATTGGGATGACATGGGCATTGCTTCGCCCATTTTTAACAATGGTTGTATTTAGCATTGTATTTGGTCGATTGGCAAATCTACCTACTGAAGGTAATACACCCTACCCAATTCTCGTTTATGCTGCTATGTTACCTTGGCAGTTTTTCTCTGGTGCATTGACAGAATGCAGTAATAGTTTAATTAGCAACGCTAACTTACTTTCTAAAGTTTACTTTCCCCGCTTAATTATTCCCACCAGTGCAGTCATTGTCAGCTTTGTTGATTTCATGATTTCTGGCATAATTTTATTAGGATTAATGGCATGGTACAACTTTGTCCCTGATTGGCGAGTTTTGACTTTACCATTATTTATTCTGGTTGCTTTTGCAGCGTCAATGGGTGCGGGATTGTGGCTAGCAGCATTAACTGTAGAATATCGAGATTTCCGCTATGTTGTACCGTTTATTGTGCAGTTTGGTTTATACATTTCGCCAGTAGGTTTTAGTAGCACAATTGTTCCCGAAAAGTGGCGCTTAATATATTCACTCAATCCAATGGTAGGAGTAATTGACGGTTTTCGTTGGGCAATTTTGGGTAGTGAATCGCAGATATATATGCCTGGATTTGTACTTTCTCTAGCTTTAGTTGCGGTACTGCTATGGACTGGTATTTCATACTTCCGCAAAGTTGAGCGTACTTTTGCTGACGTGATTTAG
- a CDS encoding Gfo/Idh/MocA family oxidoreductase, with amino-acid sequence MTNISDRSKSSFGSNVYPYSVISSNQQSPANTINIGVIGYGYWGPNLVRSFAELPGAEVVAVSDFNVARLSKVQSRYPAIKVTTNSQDLFADPTIDAIAIATPVSTHFDLALAALQAGKHVLVEKPMTVNSQQAITLIEEAKRRNLVLMVDHTFVYTGAVRKMRELVANKVVGDIYYYDSVRVNLGLFQHDVNVLWDLAVHDLSIMDYVLQSEPYAVSATGISHVPGKPENIAYLTLFFENNLIAHIHANWLAPVKVRRTLLGGSQKMICYDDLEPSEKVKVYDKGITVNGSEKMYQMLVGYRTGDMWAPKLDMTEALQTEASQFIHCIQQGDRPITDGEAGLRVVKILEAATQSMKKQGGLVELNTARLAA; translated from the coding sequence ATGACAAATATTAGCGATCGCTCAAAATCAAGTTTTGGTTCAAACGTTTATCCATATTCAGTAATTTCCTCAAATCAGCAAAGCCCCGCCAACACAATCAATATTGGTGTCATCGGCTATGGTTACTGGGGACCTAATTTAGTCCGTAGTTTTGCTGAGTTACCAGGAGCAGAAGTTGTAGCAGTTAGTGATTTTAACGTAGCAAGACTCTCAAAGGTGCAGTCGCGGTATCCAGCGATCAAAGTGACTACAAATAGCCAAGATCTATTTGCCGACCCAACAATTGATGCGATCGCCATTGCGACACCAGTTTCTACTCACTTTGATTTAGCTCTAGCAGCATTGCAAGCTGGCAAGCACGTACTAGTAGAAAAACCGATGACTGTTAACTCTCAGCAGGCTATAACACTGATTGAGGAAGCAAAACGGCGTAATTTGGTGCTGATGGTCGATCATACCTTTGTTTATACAGGTGCCGTACGTAAAATGCGAGAACTCGTCGCCAACAAAGTAGTTGGTGACATTTACTACTATGATTCTGTCCGTGTCAATTTAGGCTTGTTTCAGCATGACGTGAATGTGCTTTGGGATTTAGCAGTACACGACCTTTCCATTATGGACTACGTTTTGCAATCCGAGCCTTATGCAGTCTCTGCTACAGGTATCAGTCACGTTCCAGGCAAACCAGAAAACATTGCTTACCTGACATTGTTTTTTGAAAATAACTTAATTGCACACATTCATGCGAATTGGTTAGCACCAGTCAAAGTCCGTCGGACACTACTTGGTGGTAGTCAAAAAATGATTTGCTATGACGACTTAGAACCAAGTGAAAAGGTCAAAGTATACGACAAGGGAATTACGGTCAATGGTAGTGAAAAGATGTATCAGATGCTAGTTGGTTATCGCACAGGTGATATGTGGGCACCCAAATTGGATATGACAGAAGCATTGCAAACTGAAGCATCACAGTTCATTCATTGTATTCAACAAGGCGATCGCCCAATCACTGATGGTGAAGCGGGACTGCGAGTAGTCAAAATTTTAGAAGCTGCTACTCAGTCTATGAAAAAACAAGGTGGGTTAGTTGAATTAAATACAGCGAGGTTAGCAGCATGA
- a CDS encoding DegT/DnrJ/EryC1/StrS family aminotransferase produces the protein MIPFVDLKAQYNSIKDEINTAVLNVLDSTQFVLGSEVTAFEEEFAAYCDADYGIAVNTGTSALHLALLAAGIGAGDEVVTTPFTFVATVAAICYTGATPVFVDIDPVSYTIDVTQIEAAITERTKAILPVHLYGQPADMEPILEIARRYGLTVIEDAAQAHRAEYQGQRVGSIGDLGCFSFYPGKNLGAYGEGGMVVTNNPEHARAVRMLRDWGQEQRYHHVIKGFNYRMEGLQGAILRVKLRYLDQWTDARRAHAARYDELLKSSVKTPVAMPYSHHVYHVYALRSQQRDILQQRLHERGIQTGIHYPIPVHLQQAYADLGYHSGDFPVAEAAAKEVLSLPMYPELPQEHLETIVAAVRESVSC, from the coding sequence ATGATTCCATTTGTAGATCTAAAAGCGCAGTACAACAGCATTAAAGACGAAATCAATACTGCTGTTTTGAATGTTCTAGATAGTACTCAATTCGTTTTAGGCAGTGAAGTTACGGCTTTTGAGGAAGAGTTTGCAGCTTATTGCGATGCTGATTATGGCATTGCGGTCAATACAGGTACTAGCGCACTACACCTAGCACTACTCGCAGCTGGTATTGGTGCTGGCGATGAAGTCGTTACTACACCTTTTACCTTTGTTGCTACCGTTGCAGCAATTTGTTACACCGGTGCAACGCCTGTTTTTGTTGATATCGATCCTGTTTCCTACACAATAGATGTAACGCAGATTGAAGCAGCAATCACTGAACGAACAAAAGCTATTTTACCTGTACATCTGTACGGTCAACCAGCAGATATGGAGCCGATCTTAGAGATTGCGCGTCGCTATGGTTTGACAGTCATTGAAGATGCTGCACAAGCACACAGAGCTGAGTATCAAGGACAGCGAGTTGGTAGTATCGGCGATTTAGGGTGTTTTAGTTTCTACCCTGGTAAGAACTTAGGAGCTTATGGTGAAGGAGGCATGGTTGTTACCAATAATCCTGAGCATGCTCGTGCTGTGCGAATGTTACGTGACTGGGGACAAGAGCAAAGATATCACCATGTTATCAAAGGTTTCAACTATCGGATGGAGGGTTTACAAGGAGCAATTTTGCGGGTGAAGTTGCGCTATTTAGATCAGTGGACTGACGCACGTAGAGCACATGCAGCACGATATGACGAATTGTTGAAATCGAGTGTGAAAACTCCAGTTGCAATGCCTTATAGCCATCATGTTTACCATGTCTATGCACTGCGATCGCAACAACGTGACATTCTACAACAAAGACTGCACGAGCGCGGCATTCAAACAGGTATTCATTATCCAATTCCTGTCCATTTGCAGCAGGCTTATGCTGATTTAGGATATCACTCTGGTGACTTTCCTGTTGCTGAAGCAGCAGCCAAGGAAGTGCTTTCGCTACCGATGTACCCAGAACTTCCCCAAGAGCATTTAGAAACTATTGTTGCCGCAGTGCGTGAGAGTGTCTCATGTTAG
- a CDS encoding ABC transporter ATP-binding protein, translated as MESVKHIELVSSPVPVRASEEYSGHSLALEDIVHRFGDMVALQDIHLNIQPGEFVSLLGPSGCGKTTLLRIISGFLKPSSGKILIDGQSVGALSPKQRGVGIVFQNYALFPHMNVWDNVAYGLRANRFPRGRVANKVGEMLELVQLGHLAKRYPSELSGGQQQRVAIARALAVEPKLMLLDEPFSALDKNLRLDMQIEIRRLLKEQGITAILVTHDQEEAMSMSDRIAVMSQGTIHQFDTPTQIYDQPATLFVSTFVGTCNLLPGKLIEQDTADCVVEVPGGGQLRVANQDTVKSHNDVLLAVRPENLRIQTQPSTHSLPTIVEMCLPLGAVMAYEMQIAPNTKVKVTQPRLPGTRPLQQGQQIYLELASPQACALFPAVS; from the coding sequence ATGGAATCGGTGAAGCATATTGAGTTAGTGAGCAGCCCTGTTCCAGTTCGAGCCAGTGAAGAGTACTCTGGTCATAGCTTGGCACTTGAGGATATCGTGCATCGTTTTGGTGACATGGTAGCGCTGCAAGATATTCACTTAAATATTCAACCTGGTGAATTTGTCTCACTCCTCGGTCCGAGTGGTTGTGGTAAAACAACACTGCTACGAATTATTTCTGGCTTTCTCAAACCAAGCTCTGGCAAAATTTTGATTGATGGTCAATCAGTCGGCGCACTTTCTCCAAAGCAGCGGGGTGTGGGAATTGTCTTTCAAAATTATGCACTCTTTCCACATATGAACGTTTGGGACAATGTGGCATATGGATTACGTGCCAACCGATTTCCGCGTGGTAGAGTTGCCAACAAAGTGGGAGAGATGCTCGAACTTGTACAACTCGGTCATTTAGCCAAGCGTTATCCGAGTGAATTGTCCGGTGGACAACAGCAGCGAGTTGCGATCGCCCGTGCTTTAGCAGTAGAACCAAAACTCATGCTCTTAGATGAGCCTTTTAGTGCTCTAGATAAAAATTTGCGCCTTGATATGCAAATTGAAATTCGCCGCCTGTTAAAAGAGCAAGGGATTACAGCAATTCTGGTGACTCATGACCAAGAAGAAGCAATGAGTATGTCAGATCGCATCGCAGTCATGTCGCAGGGAACAATCCATCAATTTGATACTCCCACTCAAATCTATGATCAACCTGCAACACTGTTTGTCAGTACATTTGTTGGTACGTGTAACCTCTTACCTGGCAAGCTGATCGAACAGGATACCGCAGACTGCGTTGTAGAAGTTCCTGGAGGAGGTCAACTGCGCGTTGCAAATCAAGATACAGTAAAGTCACACAATGATGTTCTACTAGCAGTCCGACCTGAAAATTTACGGATTCAAACCCAACCTAGTACGCACTCTTTACCAACTATCGTAGAAATGTGTTTACCTTTAGGGGCTGTAATGGCATACGAAATGCAAATTGCACCTAATACGAAAGTTAAGGTAACACAACCTCGCCTTCCTGGAACTCGTCCTCTGCAACAAGGACAGCAAATTTATCTAGAACTCGCATCGCCGCAAGCTTGCGCGTTATTTCCAGCAGTGAGTTGA